The following proteins are co-located in the Helicobacter acinonychis genome:
- the flgE gene encoding flagellar hook protein FlgE → MLRSLWSGVNGMQAHQIALDIESNNIANVNTTGFKYSRASFVDMLSQVKLIATAPYKNGLAGQNDFSVGLGVGVDATTKIFSQGNIQNTDVKTDLAIQGDGFFIISPDRGITRNFTRDGEFLFDSQGSLVTTGGLVVQGWVRNGNDTGNKGSDTDALKVDNTGPLENIRIDPGMVMPARASNRISMRANLNAGRHADQTAAIFALDSSAKTPSDGINPVYDSSTNLAQVAEDMGSLYNEDGDALLLNENQGIWVSYKSAKMVKDILPSAENSTLELNGVKISFTNDSAVSRTSSLVAAKNAINAVKSQTGIEAYLDGKQLRLENTNELDGDEKLKNIVVTQAGTGAFANFLDGDKDVTAFKYSYTHSISPNANSGQFRTTEDLRALIQHDANIVKDPSLADNYQDSAASVGVSINQYGMFEINNKDNKNTIKENLNIFVSGYSSDSVTNNVLFKNAMKGLNTASLIEGGAPASSSKFTHATHATSIDVIDSLGTKHTMRIEFYRSGGAEWNFRVIVPEPAELVGGSAARPNVFEGGRLHFNNDGSLAGMNPPLLQFDPKNGADAPQRINLAFGSSGSFDGLTSVDKISETYAIEQNGYQAGDLMDVRFDSDGVLLGAFSNGRTLALAQVALANFANDAGLQALGGNVFSQTGNSGQALIGAANTGRRGSISGSKLESSNVDLSRSLTNLIVVQRGFQANSKAVTTSDQILNTLLNLKQ, encoded by the coding sequence ATGCTTAGGTCTTTATGGTCTGGTGTTAATGGGATGCAAGCCCACCAAATCGCTTTGGATATTGAAAGTAATAATATTGCGAATGTGAATACCACCGGTTTTAAATATTCTAGAGCTTCTTTTGTGGATATGCTCTCTCAAGTCAAACTCATCGCTACTGCACCTTATAAAAACGGGTTAGCAGGGCAGAATGACTTTTCAGTGGGGCTTGGGGTAGGCGTGGATGCGACGACTAAAATCTTTTCACAAGGCAATATCCAAAACACGGATGTCAAAACCGATCTAGCGATTCAAGGCGATGGCTTTTTTATCATTAGCCCTGATAGGGGGATCACTCGTAATTTCACTAGAGATGGGGAGTTCCTTTTTGACTCGCAAGGGAGTTTGGTTACCACCGGAGGGCTTGTGGTGCAAGGGTGGGTGAGAAATGGTAATGATACCGGTAACAAAGGGAGTGATACAGACGCTTTAAAAGTGGATAATACTGGTCCATTAGAAAATATTAGAATTGATCCAGGAATGGTGATGCCAGCTAGAGCGAGTAACCGCATTTCTATGAGAGCGAATTTAAACGCTGGAAGGCATGCGGATCAAACAGCGGCGATATTTGCTTTGGATTCTTCAGCCAAAACCCCATCAGATGGCATTAACCCTGTGTATGATTCAAGCACAAATCTAGCTCAAGTCGCCGAAGACATGGGCTCTTTATACAATGAAGATGGCGACGCTCTTTTATTGAATGAAAATCAGGGGATTTGGGTGAGTTATAAGAGTGCCAAAATGGTCAAAGACATCCTCCCTTCTGCAGAAAACAGCACGCTTGAATTGAATGGAGTTAAGATTTCTTTCACTAACGATTCAGCGGTGAGTAGGACTTCAAGTTTAGTGGCGGCTAAAAATGCGATCAATGCGGTTAAAAGCCAAACAGGGATTGAAGCTTATTTGGACGGCAAGCAATTGCGTTTGGAAAACACCAATGAATTAGACGGCGATGAAAAGCTTAAAAACATTGTGGTTACTCAAGCTGGGACTGGGGCGTTCGCTAACTTTTTAGATGGCGATAAAGATGTAACGGCTTTCAAATACAGTTACACACATTCTATTAGCCCTAACGCCAATAGCGGGCAATTTAGGACCACTGAAGACTTGCGCGCTTTAATTCAGCATGACGCCAATATCGTTAAAGATCCTAGCTTAGCGGATAATTACCAAGACTCAGCCGCTTCTGTGGGGGTTAGCATCAACCAATACGGCATGTTTGAGATCAACAACAAAGACAACAAAAACACTATTAAAGAAAACCTTAATATCTTTGTGAGTGGGTATTCTTCAGATAGCGTCACGAATAATGTTTTGTTTAAAAATGCGATGAAAGGGCTCAACACCGCTTCTTTGATTGAAGGAGGGGCGCCAGCGAGCAGCTCTAAATTCACCCATGCTACGCATGCAACAAGCATTGATGTGATAGATAGTTTAGGCACCAAGCACACCATGCGCATTGAGTTTTATAGGAGTGGGGGGGCGGAATGGAATTTCAGGGTGATCGTGCCTGAGCCTGCGGAATTAGTGGGGGGTTCAGCGGCTAGGCCGAATGTGTTTGAAGGAGGTCGTTTGCATTTCAATAATGACGGATCGCTCGCTGGCATGAACCCGCCTCTTTTGCAATTTGACCCTAAAAATGGTGCTGATGCCCCCCAACGCATCAATTTAGCCTTTGGTTCATCAGGGAGTTTTGATGGATTAACAAGCGTGGATAAGATTTCTGAAACTTATGCGATTGAACAAAACGGCTATCAAGCAGGCGATTTAATGGATGTCCGTTTTGATTCTGATGGGGTGCTTTTAGGGGCGTTTAGTAATGGCAGGACTTTGGCGCTTGCCCAAGTGGCTTTAGCGAATTTCGCTAACGATGCGGGCTTGCAAGCTTTGGGAGGGAATGTCTTTTCTCAAACCGGAAACTCTGGGCAAGCCTTAATTGGTGCGGCTAATACGGGGCGTAGAGGCTCTATTTCAGGATCTAAATTGGAGTCTAGTAATGTGGATTTAAGCCGGAGTTTAACGAATTTGATTGTGGTCCAAAGGGGCTTCCAAGCGAACTCTAAAGCGGTAACCACATCCGATCAAATCCTTAACACTTTGTTAAACCTTAAGCAATAA
- a CDS encoding NYN domain-containing protein, with protein sequence MVANTIILVDWENFRRDIKQTKCVNYNIALDVIATIRAFLLDDERISRIYFYTTPPFDFEQALWDKKNDAILNEKNPGTEMKIFTSNDIKEILQSNEAIRWDKIYKDVENFQHDLASLDHVELRLGRTKLHAIRMEFDRSYRALLEQKQVDMLMGLDIQRIAFKKIADRILVFSKDTDLLPALKIARNEGLRVDIADLSDRLSLLSHDLKYNSDKVRVLSSNEVKDKLFSIRENLTKTNWALN encoded by the coding sequence ATGGTAGCAAACACAATCATATTAGTGGATTGGGAGAATTTTAGGCGCGATATTAAGCAAACAAAATGCGTTAATTACAATATCGCTTTAGATGTGATCGCAACTATCAGAGCCTTTTTGTTAGATGATGAACGCATCAGTCGTATTTATTTCTACACCACCCCACCTTTTGATTTTGAACAGGCGTTATGGGATAAAAAGAATGACGCCATCTTAAATGAAAAAAATCCTGGGACAGAGATGAAAATCTTCACTAGCAATGATATAAAAGAAATATTGCAAAGCAATGAAGCGATCAGATGGGATAAAATCTATAAGGATGTGGAAAATTTCCAGCACGATTTAGCGTCATTGGATCATGTGGAATTGCGATTAGGAAGAACAAAATTGCATGCAATAAGAATGGAGTTTGATAGAAGTTATAGGGCGTTATTGGAACAAAAGCAGGTTGATATGCTCATGGGTCTTGACATTCAAAGAATCGCTTTTAAAAAAATAGCCGACAGGATTTTAGTATTCTCCAAAGACACTGATTTGCTCCCTGCACTCAAAATAGCAAGGAATGAAGGGTTAAGGGTGGATATTGCTGATTTATCGGATAGATTATCCCTCCTTAGCCACGATTTGAAATACAATTCGGATAAAGTGAGAGTGTTAAGCAGTAATGAAGTCAAAGACAAGCTTTTTTCCATCAGAGAAAACCTCACTAAAACCAATTGGGCTTTAAATTAA
- the cysS gene encoding cysteine--tRNA ligase, with the protein MLIYDTKLKQKVPFEPLAPKKANIYVCGPTVYDDAHLGHARSAIAFDLLRRTLELSGYEVVLVRNFTDIDDKIINKAFKENKSIQELSSIYIESYTRDLNALNVKKPSLEPKASEYLDAMVSMIETLLEKNIAYKVSNGDIYLDTSKDKDYGSLSVHNSSIEFGRIGLVQEKRLEQDFVLWKSYKGDNDVGFDSPLGKGRPGWHIECSSMVFKTLALANTPYQIDIHAGGVDLLFPHHENEACQTRCAFGVEIAKYWMHNGFVNINNEKMSKSLGNSFFVKDALKNYDGEILRNYLLGVHYRSVLNFNEEDLLVSKKRLDKIYRLKQRVLGSLGNIDLNFKKEILECMQDDLNISKALSVLESMLSSMNEKLDQNPKNKALKGEILANLKFVEELLGIGFKNPTEYFQLGVKESEKQEIEKKIEERKRAKEQKDFIKADSIREELLNHKIALMDTPQGTTWEKLF; encoded by the coding sequence ATGTTGATTTATGATACCAAATTAAAACAAAAAGTCCCTTTTGAGCCTTTAGCCCCAAAAAAGGCGAATATTTATGTGTGCGGGCCTACGGTGTATGATGACGCTCATTTAGGGCATGCTAGGAGTGCGATCGCTTTTGATTTATTAAGACGCACGCTTGAATTGAGCGGCTATGAAGTGGTGTTAGTTAGGAATTTCACGGATATTGATGACAAGATTATCAATAAAGCCTTCAAAGAAAATAAAAGCATTCAAGAATTAAGCAGCATTTATATTGAATCTTACACGAGGGATTTAAACGCTTTGAATGTGAAAAAACCTAGCCTAGAGCCTAAAGCGAGCGAGTATTTAGACGCTATGGTTAGCATGATTGAAACGCTTTTAGAAAAAAATATCGCTTATAAAGTCTCTAATGGGGATATTTATTTAGACACGAGCAAGGATAAAGATTACGGCTCTTTGAGCGTGCATAATAGTAGTATTGAATTTGGTCGTATTGGTTTAGTGCAAGAAAAACGGCTTGAACAGGATTTTGTACTGTGGAAAAGCTATAAGGGGGATAATGATGTGGGTTTTGATAGCCCTTTAGGCAAGGGGCGCCCTGGCTGGCATATAGAATGCTCTAGCATGGTTTTTAAAACTTTAGCGCTCGCTAACACCCCTTATCAAATTGATATTCATGCAGGCGGAGTGGATCTATTATTCCCCCACCATGAAAATGAAGCGTGCCAAACCCGTTGCGCCTTTGGAGTGGAGATCGCTAAATATTGGATGCACAATGGTTTTGTGAATATCAATAATGAAAAAATGTCTAAAAGTTTAGGCAATAGCTTTTTTGTTAAAGATGCACTCAAAAACTATGATGGCGAAATTTTGCGTAATTATTTATTGGGGGTGCATTATCGCTCTGTTTTGAATTTTAACGAAGAAGATCTACTGGTGAGTAAAAAACGCTTGGATAAAATCTATCGCCTAAAACAGCGTGTTTTGGGATCTCTTGGAAACATTGATTTAAACTTTAAAAAAGAAATTTTAGAGTGCATGCAAGATGATTTAAACATTTCTAAAGCGTTGAGCGTTTTAGAAAGCATGCTTTCTTCTATGAATGAAAAACTTGATCAGAATCCTAAAAACAAGGCTTTGAAAGGTGAAATTTTAGCGAATTTGAAATTCGTAGAAGAATTGCTTGGCATTGGTTTTAAAAACCCTACTGAATATTTTCAATTAGGCGTGAAGGAAAGCGAAAAACAAGAAATTGAAAAAAAGATAGAAGAAAGGAAACGCGCCAAAGAACAAAAGGATTTTATTAAAGCCGATAGCATTAGAGAAGAGCTTTTAAACCACAAAATCGCTTTAATGGACACCCCACAAGGCACCACATGGGAGAAGCTTTTTTAA
- the ruvA gene encoding Holliday junction branch migration protein RuvA gives MIVGLIGVVEKISALEVHIEVQGVVYGVQVSMRTASMLQTGQKARLKILQVIKEDAHLLYGFLEESEKILFERLLKINGVGGRIALAILSSFSPNEFENIIATKEVKRLQQVPGIGKKLADKIMVDLIGFFIQDETKPVHNEVFLALESLGFKSAEINPILKKLKPNLSVEEAIKEALQQLRS, from the coding sequence ATGATAGTGGGTTTAATAGGGGTCGTGGAAAAAATTTCCGCTTTAGAAGTGCATATAGAAGTGCAAGGCGTTGTTTATGGGGTGCAAGTTTCTATGCGAACGGCGAGTATGCTTCAAACGGGCCAAAAAGCGCGTTTGAAAATCTTGCAAGTGATTAAAGAAGACGCTCATCTTTTATATGGGTTTTTAGAAGAGAGCGAAAAAATCCTTTTTGAAAGGCTTTTAAAAATCAATGGGGTAGGGGGGCGTATCGCATTAGCCATTCTTTCAAGCTTTTCACCGAATGAATTTGAAAATATTATCGCTACTAAAGAAGTCAAAAGACTCCAGCAAGTTCCAGGCATTGGGAAAAAGCTCGCTGATAAGATCATGGTGGATTTGATTGGTTTTTTCATTCAAGATGAAACTAAACCTGTACATAATGAAGTCTTTTTAGCTTTAGAGAGTTTGGGCTTTAAAAGTGCAGAAATTAATCCCATTTTAAAAAAGCTCAAACCTAATCTCAGCGTAGAAGAAGCGATTAAAGAAGCCTTGCAACAACTACGCTCTTAA
- the ruvC gene encoding crossover junction endodeoxyribonuclease RuvC, translating into MHILGIDPGSRKCGYAIISYASNKLSLITAGFINITTTHLQEQILDLIEALDCLLDRYEVHEVAIEDIFFGYNPKSVIKLAQFRGALSLKILERVGNFSEYTPLQVKKALTGNGKAAKEQVAFMVKRLLHITSEIKPLDISDAIAVAIMHAQRLKLY; encoded by the coding sequence ATGCATATTTTAGGAATAGATCCAGGCAGTAGGAAATGTGGGTATGCTATCATTTCTTATGCTTCTAACAAGCTTTCTTTAATCACGGCTGGGTTTATCAATATTACCACGACGCACTTGCAAGAACAAATCTTGGATTTGATAGAAGCCCTAGATTGTTTATTGGATCGTTATGAAGTGCATGAAGTGGCGATTGAAGATATTTTCTTTGGGTATAACCCAAAAAGCGTGATCAAACTCGCGCAATTTAGGGGAGCGTTGTCCTTAAAGATTTTAGAAAGGGTTGGTAATTTTAGTGAATACACGCCCTTGCAAGTTAAAAAAGCTCTCACCGGTAACGGCAAAGCCGCTAAAGAGCAAGTAGCCTTTATGGTCAAACGGCTACTTCATATCACAAGCGAGATCAAGCCTTTGGATATTAGCGATGCGATAGCCGTTGCCATCATGCATGCACAACGATTAAAACTTTATTGA
- the murJ gene encoding murein biosynthesis integral membrane protein MurJ, with protein sequence MLKKIFLTNSLGILCSRIFGFLRDLMMANILGAGVFSDIFFVAFKLPNLFRRIFAEGSFSQSFLPSFIRSSVKGSFASLMGLIFCNVLLVWCLLVALNPLWLTKLLAYGFDEETLKLCAPIVAINFWYLLLVFITTFLGTLLQYKHSFFASAYSTSLLNLCMILALFISKEKPHLEALYYLSYGVLLGGVAQILLHFYPLMRLGLFNLLSKGLLSFKTKNALKKEYRFNQVKKDLKGFFKQFFPSVLGNSSAQIASFLDTTIASFLASGSVSYLYYANRVFQLPLALFAIAISTALFPSIAIALKNNNQDLILQRLQKAWFFLVGVLLFCSIGGIMLSKEITELLFERGQFSPKDTLITSQVFSLYLLGLLPFGLTKLFSLWLYAKLEQKKAAKISLISLFLGLVASLSLMPFLGVLGLALANSLSGLFLFVLTIKAFGFQSFLGIIKPLKLWLVILFLACAEILLLLVFKSLITRLYLFYYFQGF encoded by the coding sequence ATGCTAAAAAAAATATTTTTAACAAATAGTTTAGGGATTTTATGCTCTAGGATTTTTGGCTTTTTACGGGATTTGATGATGGCTAATATTCTAGGAGCTGGGGTGTTTAGCGATATTTTCTTTGTGGCTTTCAAATTGCCCAATCTATTCAGGCGTATTTTTGCGGAAGGCTCGTTTTCGCAAAGCTTTTTACCGAGTTTTATACGGAGCTCTGTTAAAGGGAGTTTTGCGAGTTTAATGGGGCTTATTTTTTGCAATGTTTTATTGGTGTGGTGCTTATTAGTGGCATTAAATCCCTTATGGCTAACCAAACTTCTCGCTTATGGCTTTGATGAAGAGACGCTCAAACTATGTGCCCCTATTGTAGCGATCAATTTTTGGTATCTTTTATTGGTGTTTATCACCACTTTTTTAGGCACGCTTTTACAATACAAACACAGCTTTTTTGCTAGCGCTTATAGTACAAGCTTACTCAATTTGTGCATGATTTTAGCCCTTTTTATTTCTAAAGAAAAACCGCACTTAGAAGCGTTGTATTATTTGAGTTATGGCGTGCTTTTAGGGGGCGTGGCTCAAATTTTATTGCATTTTTATCCTTTAATGAGATTAGGTTTATTCAATCTGTTATCAAAAGGGTTGTTAAGCTTTAAAACTAAAAACGCACTCAAAAAAGAATATCGTTTCAATCAAGTTAAAAAGGATTTGAAAGGGTTTTTCAAACAATTTTTCCCCAGCGTTTTAGGCAATTCCAGTGCACAAATCGCTTCTTTTTTAGACACCACGATCGCCTCTTTTTTAGCGAGTGGGAGCGTGTCTTATTTGTATTACGCTAATAGGGTGTTCCAACTCCCTTTGGCTTTATTTGCTATTGCTATATCCACAGCCCTTTTCCCTAGCATTGCAATCGCACTTAAAAACAACAATCAGGATTTAATCTTACAACGCTTGCAAAAGGCGTGGTTTTTTTTGGTAGGGGTTTTGCTATTTTGCAGCATTGGGGGGATTATGTTAAGCAAAGAAATCACAGAGCTTTTATTTGAAAGGGGGCAATTTAGCCCTAAAGACACTTTAATCACTTCGCAAGTCTTTTCGCTCTATCTTTTAGGCTTGCTCCCTTTTGGGCTAACCAAACTCTTTTCTTTATGGCTCTATGCGAAATTAGAACAAAAAAAAGCGGCTAAAATCTCTTTAATTTCGCTTTTTTTAGGTTTAGTGGCTTCTTTAAGTTTAATGCCCTTTTTAGGGGTTTTAGGTTTGGCGTTAGCGAATAGTTTGAGCGGGTTATTTTTATTTGTTTTAACAATCAAAGCGTTTGGCTTTCAATCATTCTTGGGTATAATTAAACCTTTAAAGTTATGGCTTGTAATTCTTTTTCTCGCTTGTGCAGAAATCTTATTGCTCTTAGTGTTCAAGTCGTTAATAACGCGTTTATATTTATTTTATTATTTTCAAGGTTTTTAA
- a CDS encoding TonB-dependent receptor, translated as MSLRSNIKHALCFPLLIDACYSADHTLGKVTTEAKRIFTYNNEFEVTSKELEQRQSNEVKDLFRTNPDVNVGGGSVMGQKIYVRGVEDRLLRVTVDGAAQNGNIFHHQGNTVIDPGMLKSIEVTKGSANASAGPGAIAGVIKMETKGAADFIPRGKSYAASGAVSFYTNFGDRETFRAAYQNTHFDIIAYYTHQNIFYYRSGATATKNLFKPTQADKEPGTPSEQNNALIKMNGYLSDRDILTFSWNMTRDNATRPLRSNAIGLAYPCEAPFSPDSSQGCPNVLDSFTRYLYHSTNTANNLSLQYKREAGHSFGDPRLDFTLYTSIRNAQFDPLFDPNGVYAKFPTSQATKWERENYPCIEGGYCTPSFSDIDKPSSQPRNLFLNNTGLNLKVAHVIDEATDSLFEYGFNYQNLSVFDARIPKSELYRPNQVYIDDEGQKQVACSLVDNNPNDPTLCQRGKANGNIYGGYVQANYSPHKIITFGAGVRWDAYTLYDKDWNHRYTQGFSPSAALVISPIEPLSLKITYSQVTRGVMPGDGVYMRQNDLRYAKNIKPEVGSNAEFNIDYSSQYFSGRAAAFYQALDNFISQYAQNLVVTNLSQAIRIYGYEVGGTFKYKGVSLNIGISRTWPTTRGYLMADSYELAASTGNVFIVKLDYTIPKTGINLAWLSRFVTGLDYCGFDIYLPDYGTAEKPKTPTDLAKCGSQLGLVHMHKPGYGVSNFYVNWSPRAKSRWNGLLLSAVFNNVFNKFYVDQTSPYVMSPDMPGTDAVKRAIAEPGFNARFEVAYKW; from the coding sequence ATGTCTTTAAGATCTAATATTAAACACGCTTTATGTTTCCCATTGTTAATTGATGCTTGTTATAGTGCGGATCACACTCTAGGCAAGGTTACCACCGAAGCCAAAAGGATTTTCACTTATAACAATGAGTTTGAGGTTACTTCTAAAGAATTGGAGCAACGCCAAAGCAATGAAGTCAAAGATTTGTTTAGGACTAACCCTGATGTGAATGTGGGTGGAGGGAGCGTGATGGGGCAAAAAATCTATGTGAGAGGCGTTGAAGACAGGCTTTTAAGGGTTACGGTGGATGGGGCTGCACAAAATGGTAATATTTTCCACCACCAAGGCAACACCGTGATTGACCCTGGCATGCTCAAAAGCATAGAAGTGACTAAAGGATCAGCGAATGCAAGTGCAGGGCCAGGAGCGATTGCAGGAGTGATTAAAATGGAGACTAAAGGTGCAGCTGATTTTATCCCTAGGGGGAAAAGTTATGCGGCTAGTGGGGCGGTGAGTTTTTATACCAATTTTGGGGACAGAGAGACTTTTAGAGCGGCTTATCAAAACACCCATTTTGATATTATCGCTTATTACACGCACCAAAATATCTTTTATTATAGAAGCGGTGCTACGGCGACTAAAAACCTCTTCAAACCCACGCAAGCCGATAAAGAGCCAGGAACTCCTAGCGAGCAAAACAACGCTTTGATTAAAATGAATGGTTATTTGAGCGATAGAGATATTCTCACTTTTAGCTGGAACATGACACGAGATAACGCCACACGCCCTTTAAGGAGTAACGCCATAGGGTTAGCCTATCCTTGTGAAGCCCCCTTTAGCCCTGATAGTTCTCAGGGATGCCCTAATGTGTTGGATAGCTTTACGAGGTATTTGTATCATTCTACCAATACCGCCAACAATCTTTCACTGCAATACAAAAGGGAAGCGGGTCATTCTTTTGGCGACCCACGGCTAGATTTTACCCTTTATACAAGCATTAGAAACGCCCAATTTGATCCCCTATTTGACCCTAACGGCGTTTATGCCAAATTCCCCACTTCTCAAGCGACAAAATGGGAAAGAGAAAATTACCCATGCATTGAGGGTGGGTATTGCACCCCAAGTTTTTCAGATATTGACAAACCAAGCTCACAGCCTAGGAATTTATTCTTAAACAACACCGGATTAAACCTCAAAGTTGCGCATGTGATTGATGAAGCCACAGACAGCCTTTTTGAATACGGATTCAACTACCAAAATTTAAGCGTTTTTGACGCTCGCATCCCTAAATCAGAATTATACAGACCCAATCAAGTTTATATTGATGATGAAGGGCAAAAACAAGTCGCTTGCAGTCTTGTGGATAATAACCCCAATGACCCCACGCTATGCCAAAGAGGGAAAGCCAATGGAAACATTTATGGAGGCTATGTGCAAGCGAATTACTCGCCTCATAAAATCATCACTTTTGGAGCTGGGGTAAGATGGGATGCATACACGCTTTATGATAAGGATTGGAACCACCGCTACACTCAAGGCTTTAGCCCTAGCGCGGCTCTTGTGATTAGCCCTATTGAGCCTTTATCTTTAAAGATCACTTATTCTCAAGTGACAAGGGGGGTTATGCCAGGAGATGGCGTGTATATGCGCCAAAACGACTTGCGATACGCTAAAAATATCAAGCCTGAAGTGGGATCTAACGCTGAATTTAATATTGATTATTCAAGCCAGTATTTTAGCGGGAGGGCTGCGGCGTTTTATCAAGCTTTAGATAATTTCATCTCCCAATATGCGCAAAATCTAGTTGTCACTAATTTAAGTCAAGCGATCCGTATTTATGGCTATGAAGTGGGTGGGACTTTCAAATATAAGGGCGTGAGTTTGAATATAGGGATCTCGCGCACTTGGCCCACCACTAGGGGGTATTTAATGGCGGATAGCTATGAACTCGCTGCAAGCACCGGTAATGTTTTTATCGTCAAATTGGATTACACTATTCCTAAAACAGGGATTAATCTTGCATGGCTTAGCCGTTTTGTGACCGGTTTAGATTATTGTGGGTTTGATATTTACTTGCCTGATTATGGGACGGCTGAGAAACCCAAAACCCCTACAGATCTAGCCAAATGCGGATCTCAATTAGGGTTAGTGCATATGCATAAGCCAGGCTATGGCGTGAGTAATTTTTATGTCAATTGGAGTCCTAGAGCCAAAAGTCGCTGGAATGGTTTGTTGCTTTCGGCGGTGTTTAACAATGTTTTTAATAAATTCTATGTGGATCAAACAAGCCCTTATGTCATGAGCCCGGACATGCCAGGCACTGACGCTGTTAAAAGAGCGATTGCAGAGCCTGGTTTTAACGCGCGCTTTGAAGTGGCTTATAAGTGGTAA
- a CDS encoding catalase: MVNKDLKQTTAFGAPVWDDNNVVTVGPRGPVLLQSTWFLEKLAAFDRERIPERVVHAKGSGAYGTFTVTKDITKYTKAKIFSKVGKKTECFFRFSTVAGERGFADAVRDPRGFAMKYYTEEGNWDLVGNNTPIFFIRDPIKFPDFIHTQKRDPQTNLHSPTMVWDFWSNVPESLHQVTWVMGDRGIPKTYRHMDGFGSHTFSLINAKDERVWVKFHFKCMQGLAHLTNEEAAEIRKNDPDSHQRDLYDAIARGDFPKWKMCIQVMPEEDAKKYRFHPFDVTKVWSQKDYPLMEVGIVELNKNPENYFAEVEQAAFTPANVVPGIGYSPDRMLQGRLFSYGDTHRYRLGVNYAQIPVNKPRCPFHSSSRDGHMQNGYYGALQNYTPSSLPGYKEDKSARDPKLNLTHIEKEYEVWNWDFRADDSDYYTQPGDLYRLMKPDEKERLYDTIGGSLAHVEHKEIVDKQLEHFRKADPKYAEGVKKALEKHQKMMKDMHMKDMSHTKKKK, encoded by the coding sequence ATGGTTAATAAAGACTTGAAACAAACTACTGCTTTTGGTGCTCCCGTTTGGGATGATAACAATGTGGTTACGGTTGGTCCTAGAGGTCCTGTTCTTTTACAAAGCACTTGGTTTTTGGAAAAGTTAGCGGCGTTTGACAGAGAAAGGATCCCTGAGAGGGTTGTGCACGCTAAAGGAAGTGGGGCTTATGGCACTTTCACAGTGACTAAAGACATCACTAAATACACTAAAGCGAAAATTTTCTCTAAAGTTGGCAAAAAAACGGAATGCTTTTTCAGATTTTCAACCGTTGCTGGTGAAAGAGGCTTTGCGGATGCAGTGAGAGACCCTAGGGGTTTTGCGATGAAGTATTACACTGAGGAGGGTAATTGGGATTTGGTAGGGAATAACACACCAATCTTTTTTATCCGTGATCCGATCAAATTCCCTGATTTTATCCACACTCAAAAAAGAGACCCTCAAACCAATTTGCATAGCCCTACTATGGTATGGGATTTTTGGAGCAATGTCCCTGAAAGCTTGCACCAGGTTACATGGGTTATGGGCGATAGGGGGATCCCTAAAACTTACCGTCATATGGATGGTTTTGGCAGCCACACTTTTAGCCTTATCAACGCTAAAGATGAGCGTGTTTGGGTAAAATTCCACTTCAAATGCATGCAAGGTTTGGCACACTTGACTAACGAAGAAGCCGCAGAAATCAGAAAAAATGATCCGGATTCACACCAAAGAGATCTATACGACGCGATCGCTAGAGGGGATTTTCCGAAATGGAAGATGTGCATTCAAGTGATGCCAGAAGAAGATGCTAAAAAGTATCGATTCCATCCGTTTGATGTCACTAAAGTTTGGAGTCAAAAAGATTATCCTTTAATGGAAGTGGGCATTGTAGAGTTGAATAAAAATCCGGAAAACTATTTCGCAGAAGTGGAGCAAGCGGCATTCACACCAGCCAATGTCGTTCCTGGAATTGGTTATAGCCCTGATAGGATGTTGCAAGGGCGCTTATTCTCTTATGGGGATACACACCGCTACCGATTAGGTGTTAACTACGCTCAAATACCGGTCAATAAACCAAGATGCCCATTCCACTCTTCTAGCAGAGATGGTCATATGCAAAATGGATACTATGGCGCTTTACAAAACTACACGCCTAGCTCATTGCCCGGCTATAAAGAAGACAAGAGTGCAAGGGATCCTAAACTCAATTTAACTCACATTGAAAAAGAATATGAAGTGTGGAATTGGGATTTTAGGGCTGACGATAGCGATTACTACACCCAACCAGGCGATCTATACCGCTTGATGAAACCGGATGAAAAAGAAAGGTTGTATGATACTATCGGAGGTTCTTTAGCGCATGTTGAGCATAAAGAAATCGTGGATAAGCAATTGGAACATTTCAGAAAAGCTGATCCCAAATACGCTGAGGGAGTTAAAAAAGCTCTTGAAAAACACCAAAAAATGATGAAAGACATGCATATGAAAGATATGTCTCACACAAAAAAGAAAAAGTAA